The Tubulanus polymorphus chromosome 1, tnTubPoly1.2, whole genome shotgun sequence genome contains a region encoding:
- the LOC141913319 gene encoding uncharacterized protein LOC141913319 produces MSNSIRKGLVGMVGRTPLVRLNKVSDEMGCEILAKAEFANGGGSVKDRAALYLIKDAQEKGLLKPGGTVIEGTAGNTGIGLAHLCCAMGYKCVIYMPDTQSKEKIDMLKTLGADVRPCPAVPWEDPDNYNHQAKRFADGLENSVWTDQFDNTANKRAHYETTGPEIWEETDGKVDAVVFGTGTGGTLAGVGQYLTEKNPNVKVFLADPQGSVLYNWFEYGKLERTDGISITEGIGQGRVTNNLKNAPISKAFLVTDVDAVSMTFRLLHEEGLFVGASSGLNVNGAVQAAKLLGPGHTIVTCLCDTGQRYYAKLFSKEFLKSKDLLDCIPEPYRKSLH; encoded by the exons ATGTCAAAT tctATCAGAAAGGGGTTGGTTGGAATGGTAGGCAG GACTCCTCTTGTGCGACTTAATAAAGTTAGTGATGAAATGG GTTGTGAAATATTAGCAAAGGCTGAGTTTGCTAATGGAGGAGGATCAGTCAAAGACAGAGCAGCATTATACCTCATAAAAGATGCTCAAGAGAAGG GCTTACTGAAACCAGGTGGAACGGTTATAGAAGGAACTGCTGGTAATACTGGAATTGGTTTGGCTCATTTATGTTGTGCAATGGGATATAAATGTGTCATATATATGCCTGATACGCAATCAAAG GAAAAGATTGACATGTTAAAAACACTAGGTGCTGATGTCAGACCTTGCCCAGCTGTCCCATGGGAAGACCCGgataattataatcatcag GCTAAACGATTTGCGGATGGATTAGAAAATTCTGTGTGGACGGACCAGTTTGATAACACTGCAAACAAAAGGGCTCATTATGAAACCACAGGACCTGAAATTTGGGAGGAAACAG ATGGTAAAGTGGATGCAGTTGTATTTGGTACTGGAACTGGTGGAACTCTAGCAGGAGTGGGCCAATATCTAACTGAGAAAAATCCCAATGTGAAAGTCTTTCTAGCAGATCCTCAG GGGAGTGTATTGTATAACTGGTTTGAATATGGGAAATTAGAAAGAACCGATGGTATCTCTATCACCGAAGGCATTGGACAAGGTCGAGTAACTAATAATCTAAAAAATGCCCCTATTAGTAAAGCGTTTCTAGTCACAGATGTTGATGCTGTTAGTATG ACATTTCGCCTGCTTCATGAGGAAGGACTCTTTGTTGGAGCATCGTCTGGATTGAATGTCAATGGTGCCGTCCAAGCTGCTAAACTACTTGGTCCAGGTCACACAATTGTCACTTGCCTGTGTGACACTGGTCAG AGATATTATGCTAAACTGTTCAGCAAggaattcttgaaaagtaaag ATTTGTTGGACTGTATTCCAGAGCCATATAGAAAATCTCTTCATTGA